The Takifugu flavidus isolate HTHZ2018 unplaced genomic scaffold, ASM371156v2 ctg412, whole genome shotgun sequence region ATTAAAACTTTGCAAATTCGATTTGAACATCCAGAGCTGgttacaaatcaaatcaaattttcCATAAAGACGTTGCCATAATCTCTTCACTTGTCCTGTAATGCTTCCCCATTATGCCAAGGTGTACCAGTTACTGTCATAAATATCGTTAAGTGGAAAAACATCTCATATTTGAGTCTGAACAGAGCCTAATCTGATCAGAACACTTAATGGCCTCTAATCTTTCTTCTGCGACATCCTGTGTTTGGAATCCATAAATGCTAACATGAGGTGGCAGATTTACCCACACTAGATGCAAACTTATTAGATGTTCAAACTGATCAGAGGTTTTGTAGATGATTTTGGAAACAGATCCATGTGCTCATGCTTCTGCTACCCAGGTCATGTTATAGGACCCTTTCCATGGGTGGGTTTCCGAGGTTTGGTTTCGATCGgacagtgacaggaagtggtgatgCAGTGTCCAGGAGCTCCAACCATTACATTACCTGCATTTCCTTTGAATTTCCCAACGTGCAGTTTGAAGCCGGTTTCCTCGTTGCCCAATCTGAAGTTTTTGTACTCGGCAAAAGCATTGCCACCTTCGTGATCCCAAAGGTCCACCCGCAGGatccacttcctggttttgtTCTTGGTCAGGGAGAAAACTTTGCGAAGACCAAGCCAATGATCCTCTGAGAGAATTAGCCAAACACAAGGAAAGGATTTGAAGTTggggtttttaaaataaattctgaGCAAATTCCATctggagtctgtgtgtgtgtgtgtcctgacaaaTCTAATAAGCCTCACTCTCCCAATTCCACAGTCAACAAATACTTACGCGTCAAGTCTCCAAACCCGTTTTTATAGGCTGCCCAGTTGCGGTTGAAGGCCACACTTGCGCCGCTGCGTCTCTGAAACACCGTCCAGCCTCCATCTGGTCGCATCTCACAGTACACCTGAGCCAGTAgtccacacacaccattttAAAACTATTCTGACACGCCAAAATATGAACATACTATAAACAAGTGATAGGAATGTTTACTAAATCGCAGCATTCTGGTTTCAGAagcaaaatctaaataaaatatacaataaataaaaatataagtAAAAAACTGCTGCAGTTTAAGATAAATGTGCTTTCATCAAGCTTGTCCTGAAGCCTACTTGCTAATTTTAGCTAACATATTAGCAGCATCAGGAAAAGGCAGCTTGTAAACAActccattgaacgcaccatatGTCGCCTAATGTTACCTTAAATGAGGCCTCTCCACGAACTGGCTGGACTACATAAACCCCACTGGATGCTTGTGGTGAGCTAGCTTTAATCTCTCTGCAATCTGCTCCTGTAACCACcgtgacaggaaaaacaagacgTGTTACCTTTGGTTTCAGTCAGGGACAATATGCATTGAACATACCATGAGAGAGAAGCCACGCTCCTGGATTTCTAGTGAAGTGAAGAAACTTTTTGAAGTGAAAGTATAGCTTGATAAATGTAGTTATTTATATGTACCTACCTGTTCTGTGCAGCTCAGAAGAAAGGCAAACAGAAAGAGAGCACATCCAAACACACTCTTCATTTTGGCCTATTCAGAGCGATGtctaacaaacacacaaacatgttatCGGCAAAAGGAAAACTTATTTGTCCTTTGTTTTACTGTGATATTTTCAGCAATAAGTGTTAAAGGCAAACTGTAGCTTGGGACTTCACTGCTATACAGATGGGTTCAAATTTCAGAATTCATTTAgtccatttattttaatgaaacaacAATTTAATGAGATTGAAGTCTTTATATTTAGTGTAATATTTTTTACTTGATTACATCACAGAAATACTTTCATATTTTTCTGGGAGGCAGTAACACACTATCCAAATTTTCCTTCCATCCATTTAACTTTTAATGTGTCGTACATATGGAGCATGAGAGcccaaaaacaaaactaaaaaaggaacattacCTTTATTTGGATATATTAGATACATCCTGATATATATATTTCCACTGTGAATTATTTTGTCtgaaataaaaactttaaagagaaaatctGGGTTTTTAAGGTAAGAATTCAATCAGTGTTTTATCAGGTTTCcataaatgactttaaagtaaatatgtttttttttagcaagcATGAGATTCTCATTGTACAAATATATAATGTGTCTGTGGATCTTTTCCTTTCCTATTGTACGATTTCTACTACTTTggatgcatttatttaaataagaacATTTGTCAAATCCTTTAAGTTTTAAAATTACAGTTTAAAGCAAAAAAGGTAACAATTCTAAGGGAGTATAACTGATAAAAGcacttttaaaacacattttaaaggagCAAATAGCAAGCACTTACCTTCCTGTTGCACAAACAGAGCTCAAATTCCACATGAACAGTCGCGCCTTCTTATAGAGACAGAACCAACAACACACCCAGTCATAATGTTGCTGAAGTCAGTTTGAACAACGTGACACTTCTATCACAGGCATGCTAAAACAGGCCAAATAGGTTTGTTTTTATCCCGGTGACAAACGTTGACCTGTGCAAGGAAAATACCCAACAGATTTCAACATATTCCACTTGTTTGTTCCAGAAATAAACAAGACACAGagaactttttatttttgaaatgacTAATCTTGTCCCTTCGCAAATCGACCTGAGACATTGCGGAGAAATGTCCGAGCAGAGGACAGTGTCTCCTAATGTcagagcttgtttgttttttttgtttttttgagacagtcatgttttcatgctttttagTGCACGTAACTCCCTCTGCCCCTCACAAGCACACAACTGACAACGGAAAAATTCATAACTTTAGTTATTGAGAatgttggattgcagtacctctcgtatgtcactgccaatccgcgtgttctttaaatgaagattcaagtaaacaaatgtcaatttcaaaatgtatttagcaaacagatgtatttagcaaacagatgtatttagcaaacagaatcaattcaagatacaaatattacagctctgggccagttcataaccctagcaacaacaaagtcattgtcagggcatgaagtctgacggcctaactatcccttgacccagtcttttatagaaagatatatgtaaattattgatgctaattcagtccaatccagtccttcttcttggatgaccccatcttcttcttccagcctcctttggtgttggtgtggtccttcttgtccattatcttctccag contains the following coding sequences:
- the LOC130520515 gene encoding fibrinogen-like protein 1 is translated as PKVTRLVFPVTVVTGADCREIKASSPQASSGVYVVQPVRGEASFKVYCEMRPDGGWTVFQRRSGASVAFNRNWAAYKNGFGDLTQDHWLGLRKVFSLTKNKTRKWILRVDLWDHEGGNAFAEYKNFRLGNEETGFKLHVGKFKGNAGNVMVGAPGHCITTSCHCPIETKPRKPTHGKGPIT